TGAATTGCTGGATTGTTTGAAACAACTAATACACGAACGCTTTTACCTGTACCGTTAGGCAACAATACTGATCCACGCAATTGTTGGTCAGCTTTTCTAACGTCAAGGTTTAATTTGAATACTAATTCTACTGTAGGAACAAATTTTGTAAATGATGTTCTTTTAACAATTTCTAATGCTTCTTTTAAATCATATGCAACTGTTTTGTCAAATGATTCACGAGCATTTCTTATTTTCTTTCCACCTTTAAGAGACATTATTCTTCTCCTTCTTTAGCAGCAGCTTTTTCGTCTGAAATTGTTTTAACATCAATGGTTTTACCTTTAGATTCTTTTAGTTCGTTTTGAGCTTCATCTAAAGCGGCTTCTTTAGCTGCAGCAGCTGCGTTGTCTTTTGCAGCTTTAGCAGCAGCAGCTTTTTTAGCAGCAACGTTATCAAATCCTTCGATAATAATACCCATTTGTCTTGCTGTTCCAGCAATAGTTCTCATAGCAGCTTCAACATCATTTTTGTTTAAGTCTGGTAATTTGTATTCAGCAATTTCTCTCAATTGTTCTTTTGTAATAGTAGCAGCAATTGTTGTTTTTGAGTTTGAACTACCTTTGTTTAATTTAGCAGCTTGCTTTAATTTGTACGAAGCTGGAGCTGTAAATAACTTGTAGTCAAATGATTTATCTTTGTAAACGGTAATTTCAACAGGAACTGGTTCATTACCTCTATCACGTGTTGCGTCATTAAAAGCACGTGTGAAATCAGGCATATTGATTCCAACACCAGCTAAAGCTGGACCAGGTTTGGCTTGGCCAGCGATGAATTGTAGCTTACGAACACGGACAATATCAGCTTTTGATTTTGCCATTGTAATATCCTTTCGATAAGTGTGGTACTAATGATACTTTTTGTTTTCTCTCCCACTAGTTAGAGGCAATTATTTATAATTGCTTTTTTATTATATACAAAAGTTTAAAAAATGAAAACAATTAATTTTGCATATTTAACCTTTTAGAAATGAAATAATATTTTGTATAATTTTATTGTAAATAATAAGGAGAAACTAAATGAATAAAAAAAGTTTTAAATCAACTTTAACTTCAATTGCTATAGCAGCAATTTTATTATTAACACTAACTATCTCATTTTTTGGATTACAAAAAAATATCCCAGAAGCAGTAATAAAAGCGACAAATAACAATTATGTGGCTGGAATTACTAACATTATTTTATTAGTTATTACTCTTGCTCTATGCATTTCTTTTATTGTTGTTGGTTCAATTCAAGCAGCAAAATTAAGTTTTCTTAAAAAAGATCGTTACATTTATGTTTTAGCAATTTTAGGAATTTTCTTTGTCCCTGTTTTCTATGTAGTAGCAGGAATTATTCTTGCTAAAAGAGATTCTATTGTTAATGAATTAGTTGATGAAGAAAATGAAGCAATTGAAGTTTAAAAAGTGCATTATTGCATTTTTTTATTCAACTTTTTTATAAAAAAGTCACCAAAAGAGTATTTGACAACTGTCATGAAATGAATGCACTGTTCTTGAATACTTACTTTAAGCAACTAATTATATAGTATGACAAAAAATGTTAAGTTATTCAATAGCAACAAATGTTATAAAAGTGAGATCCACCATTCAAAAAATCTTATATTTATTTGTTTTCATTTCTATTGAAATTGCACTTTTTACTCATTGTTTTTGTAAAAATATTTTGAGAAAAAAACAATTGATATATAATAAATGCACTTAAGCACCGTTAGCTCAGTCGGTAGAGCAGCTGGCTCTTAACCAGCGGGTCACAGGTTCGAACCCTGCACGGTGTACCAAATCATTTATTTGACCAAAAGCACTGTTTTATAGTGTTATTAAAAAATTAGCAACAATCAAATTGCTAATTTTTTTATCATTATTCTTCGTCTTCTTCATCATGAATGTCTTCTGACATTTCACTGTTTTCACCAAACATTTCTGATTTTGCTTCTTTAAGAGCAGCAGTAGCTTTTTTGCTTTTCTCATCTTCTTTTGTACCCTTAACATTAAATTTAATTTTAGAAGTTGCAAATGCTGGTTCATTTTCTTCATCTGTAAAAAGAATAGTTGCCACAACAATTGGTCTTCTTCTTTTTTCTTTGTAGAAAAGATTTTCAAGACGATCAATAATCAATTGTTTTAAATCTACAATATTTCAATCAGGTGTATTTTTAATATAGAAAAGAGCAGCACCATGAGCAATTCTTTTAGCTTCTTCAACTAATTCAAGCGAAGTTTTTACATAGAAGCTCCCACGACTAATTAAACTTGGACGGCCAACTATTGAATTAGTTTTTTTGTTAATATTTAGGATCATATTTACAAAACCGCTATCAGCTAATTTAGCTCTTTCCTTAAGTATATTTGCACTTAAATTCAAGGTTGTGTGTCCATCAATATAAATAGGACCACAATCTATTTTTTCATCTGTTTGTGTAATTTCTTCATTAATCATGTTGTAAACACGACCAATTTCAGGAATCATTATATTTTCTGGTTTAACTCCATTTCTAATAGCGCTTTGGCCATGAACTATACTCATTCTGAATTCACCATGGTAAGGTAAAAAGTATTTTGGTTTAGTAAGTTGGAAAATTTTATCATGTTCGTGTTTGTAAGCATGACCTGAGGTATGCAAGTAACCATCAACACCATTTTCTTTAATAATAGCTCCAAGTTTTGAAA
The Mycoplasmopsis fermentans PG18 DNA segment above includes these coding regions:
- the rplK gene encoding 50S ribosomal protein L11 gives rise to the protein MAKSKADIVRVRKLQFIAGQAKPGPALAGVGINMPDFTRAFNDATRDRGNEPVPVEITVYKDKSFDYKLFTAPASYKLKQAAKLNKGSSNSKTTIAATITKEQLREIAEYKLPDLNKNDVEAAMRTIAGTARQMGIIIEGFDNVAAKKAAAAKAAKDNAAAAAKEAALDEAQNELKESKGKTIDVKTISDEKAAAKEGEE